Proteins encoded by one window of uncultured Celeribacter sp.:
- the msrQ gene encoding protein-methionine-sulfoxide reductase heme-binding subunit MsrQ, translated as MIDRLNRLARKVPTWPLYLGALIPPAWYFYAGLTGQLGVDPVKAMEHKIGLLGLQVLIASLCVTPLRRHLGLNLIKFRRALGLIAFFYIVLHLTVWIVLDVQIMSQIIADIYKRPYITIGMAGFVLMIPLAATSYNAAIRKLGRNWRQLHKLVYPAVLLGGVHFVMLRKGWQLEPLLYVAVIVVLLLLRVPMRRKVMRPS; from the coding sequence ATGATCGACCGTCTGAACCGCCTCGCCCGCAAAGTCCCGACCTGGCCGCTCTATCTCGGCGCGCTGATCCCGCCCGCGTGGTATTTCTATGCGGGCCTCACCGGACAGTTGGGCGTCGATCCCGTCAAGGCGATGGAGCACAAGATCGGGCTCTTGGGGCTTCAGGTTCTGATCGCTTCTCTATGTGTGACGCCGCTGCGCCGTCACCTCGGGCTGAACCTCATCAAGTTCCGTCGCGCGCTGGGCTTGATCGCCTTCTTCTATATCGTGCTGCATCTCACGGTTTGGATCGTGCTCGATGTGCAGATCATGTCCCAGATCATCGCGGACATTTACAAGCGCCCCTATATCACCATCGGCATGGCGGGGTTTGTGCTGATGATCCCCTTGGCCGCGACCTCCTATAATGCCGCGATCCGCAAACTCGGCCGCAATTGGCGTCAGCTTCATAAGCTGGTCTATCCGGCTGTGCTCCTAGGCGGTGTGCATTTCGTGATGCTGCGCAAAGGCTGGCAACTTGAGCCGCTTCTCTATGTGGCGGTGATTGTCGTGCTTTTGCTTCTGCGTGTGCCGATGCGGCGCAAAGT
- a CDS encoding FMN-binding glutamate synthase family protein: MTFWHWAMMALQVLALLFVVAIGVVALMALAFYVLDKRQTRDAILRNYPVIGHFRHWFSTLGEFFRQYFFAMDREEMPFNRAQRDWIYRASDGKGNTVAFGSTRSLSIPGTPIFMNAAFPPLDDQFATTDPMTIGQHCRVPYNATSIFNISGMSYGAISKPAVLALSKGAKEAGIWLNTGEGGLSPFHLEGGADLVYQIGTAKYGIRDEAGNLDDDKLRAMAAHEQVKMFEIKLSQGAKPGKGGILPAAKITPEIAAIRGLRPGEDGISPNRHREVDDFGDLLDFINHIRDVTGKPVGFKFVVGSSRPWAKFFELIKERGEESAPDFITIDGGEGGTGAAPMPLIDLVGMPIKEALIRIVDLRDKYGLHDRIRIVAAGKLVNPADVAWAICAGADFVTSARGFMFSLGCIQALKCNKNTCPTGITTHDPHLQGGLVVQDKYKKVAAYAKATTKELEMIAHSVGVLEPRQMRRRHVRIVQADGTSVPLDRIVPSFHREEYENGAESYKIPT; this comes from the coding sequence TGGCGCTACAGGTTTTGGCTTTGTTGTTCGTGGTCGCCATAGGTGTGGTCGCGCTTATGGCCTTGGCATTTTATGTTCTGGACAAACGCCAGACTCGCGATGCGATCCTGCGGAACTATCCGGTGATCGGTCATTTTCGACATTGGTTTTCCACGCTGGGCGAATTCTTCCGCCAGTATTTCTTTGCCATGGACCGCGAGGAGATGCCGTTCAACCGCGCGCAAAGAGATTGGATTTACCGGGCGTCTGATGGCAAGGGCAACACCGTGGCTTTCGGCTCAACCCGCTCTTTGTCGATCCCCGGCACGCCTATTTTCATGAACGCGGCCTTTCCGCCGCTTGATGACCAATTCGCAACCACCGATCCGATGACCATCGGTCAGCATTGCCGCGTGCCTTATAATGCCACGTCGATTTTCAACATTTCCGGCATGTCCTATGGCGCGATTTCCAAGCCCGCGGTTCTGGCCCTCTCGAAAGGCGCGAAAGAGGCGGGGATTTGGCTGAACACGGGCGAAGGCGGGTTGTCGCCTTTCCACCTCGAGGGCGGTGCCGATCTTGTCTATCAGATCGGCACAGCGAAATACGGTATTCGCGACGAGGCGGGCAACCTCGATGACGACAAGCTGCGCGCCATGGCGGCGCATGAGCAGGTCAAGATGTTCGAGATCAAGCTGTCCCAAGGTGCCAAACCCGGCAAGGGCGGCATCCTGCCCGCCGCCAAGATCACGCCAGAGATCGCCGCAATTCGCGGTTTGCGTCCGGGGGAGGACGGGATTTCCCCGAACCGGCACCGCGAGGTGGACGATTTTGGCGACCTTTTGGATTTCATCAACCACATCCGCGACGTGACCGGCAAACCGGTCGGCTTCAAATTTGTGGTTGGCTCTTCGCGGCCCTGGGCCAAGTTCTTTGAACTGATCAAGGAGCGCGGCGAAGAATCTGCGCCGGACTTCATCACCATCGACGGCGGCGAGGGCGGCACGGGGGCGGCGCCGATGCCGCTCATCGACCTTGTGGGCATGCCCATCAAGGAAGCGCTCATTCGCATTGTGGATTTGCGCGACAAATACGGTCTGCACGATCGCATTCGGATTGTGGCCGCTGGCAAACTGGTGAACCCGGCCGATGTGGCCTGGGCGATCTGTGCGGGCGCGGATTTCGTGACCTCCGCGCGCGGCTTCATGTTCTCTTTGGGCTGTATTCAGGCGCTCAAGTGTAACAAGAACACCTGTCCCACCGGCATCACCACCCATGACCCGCATTTGCAGGGCGGTCTCGTGGTGCAGGACAAATACAAGAAAGTGGCGGCCTATGCGAAAGCCACCACCAAAGAGCTTGAGATGATCGCGCATTCCGTCGGTGTGTTGGAACCGCGTCAGATGCGGCGGCGGCATGTGCGGATCGTGCAGGCGGATGGCACCTCTGTGCCGTTGGATCGGATCGTGCCGAGTTTCCATCGCGAAGAATACGAGAATGGGGCGGAAAGTTACAAAATCCCAACGTAG
- the msrP gene encoding protein-methionine-sulfoxide reductase catalytic subunit MsrP, translating to MSAKYNLSYSHVTPETAYLNRRAVMAGFAGAGLLAATGAHAQDMPDFEIKGFDTTEKPNTFEEITSYNNFYEFGTGKEDPARNAHTLTTDPWSVEIDGMVERPGSYGLGDILAKVDIDERIYRFRCVEAWSMVIPWNGFELNQLLNLAGVQPSAKYVRFETLYRPEEMPGQRRAILDWPYVEGLRLDEAMHPLTIMATGLYGKELPNQNGAPLRLVVPWKYGFKSIKSVVKITLQEEQPVNTWKATNHREYGFYSNVNPEVSHPRWSQASERRIGGGLFASRIATVKFNGYEEQVGDLYRGLDLTKNY from the coding sequence ATGTCGGCCAAGTACAATCTGTCCTATTCACACGTGACGCCGGAGACGGCCTATCTCAACCGTCGTGCCGTGATGGCCGGGTTCGCCGGAGCGGGCCTATTGGCGGCCACGGGCGCCCATGCGCAGGACATGCCCGATTTCGAGATCAAAGGGTTCGACACCACGGAAAAGCCCAACACCTTTGAAGAGATCACCAGCTACAACAATTTCTATGAGTTTGGCACAGGCAAAGAAGACCCGGCCCGCAATGCGCATACATTGACCACCGATCCCTGGTCCGTCGAGATCGACGGGATGGTCGAGCGGCCCGGCTCTTATGGCTTGGGCGATATTCTTGCGAAGGTCGACATCGACGAGCGCATCTATCGTTTCCGCTGTGTCGAGGCCTGGTCGATGGTCATTCCGTGGAACGGATTCGAGCTGAACCAGTTGCTCAATCTCGCGGGTGTTCAGCCCTCTGCCAAATATGTCCGCTTCGAAACGCTCTATCGCCCCGAAGAAATGCCGGGGCAGCGACGGGCGATTTTGGACTGGCCCTATGTCGAGGGATTGCGGCTCGATGAGGCGATGCATCCGCTGACGATCATGGCGACCGGGCTTTATGGCAAAGAGCTTCCCAATCAAAACGGCGCGCCGCTTCGGCTGGTGGTGCCATGGAAATACGGGTTCAAGTCGATCAAGTCGGTGGTGAAGATCACGCTGCAAGAAGAGCAGCCGGTGAACACCTGGAAAGCGACCAACCACCGCGAGTATGGTTTCTATTCCAATGTGAACCCGGAGGTCAGCCATCCGCGTTGGTCGCAGGCCTCTGAGCGGCGCATCGGCGGCGGGCTCTTTGCCTCGCGCATCGCAACGGTGAAGTTTAACGGTTATGAAGAGCAGGTCGGCGATCTCTATCGCGGTCTGGATCTGACGAAGAACTACTGA